In the Acropora muricata isolate sample 2 chromosome 1, ASM3666990v1, whole genome shotgun sequence genome, one interval contains:
- the LOC136921568 gene encoding uncharacterized protein encodes MAALPPGSSFDRALNLINQAVGMLREGSSSSDVQNLPAASTSSSSGSLPVANASNGQNGAPPGTPTELSRLFPGFMRPSPAGSTQWSRNPWKPKQRGTPYQRFKPKDSWTHVFVCLSERDDSDVPQRDEKRALKEAGLGEKKIIFNNKNGQFEHVKSTLEDHFPKVKDVQGAFEILRASGARRRLEVIAMPPLGYTVPYLREALGQAIAYLRPVQRCLDMTPITQPSPPLDMSGAPSVPCVNCGKHVAISQLRIHEDGCSGGPSTASPTPLALEKESSNVAKLKELFPGEQFSVLQATLSTFAGDINKAAAHLAGCGEDDDNVGDLPPVLESRDDEGIELTSLNYKFDESSANDVMRIYKEKKQQGTEFIEVNRMQLSLLRQIMRIYKSPRFQLAKSLDVNFYHEQCADMGGPTKEFFHDAIASFTHVDPAFNIQLFGGQKGHLIPFYGVDAISSGCFEIAGKVVAHSILHDGPGFVGLAPSLVEYLATGSVDAARGIVSLNDIADLDLKQLIEEEILHKEVKDMSAIAKDRVEEVMVRHGLTDVPITDLNKEKAVNDLMVAEVLITRTLALDTFFRGLNCLGLGDLLRKYPIIKDIVFPSPDKVEIDPETLKSKFVQAKGQTAENCKEDEQSWNWFLQFVEEAGNCEDESAGRPLITSLVLFITGSTIIDPQESFEVVFQTNTKKKLLEADTCFNRVLIPTSHKNYEEFADACKLSVMAGATGYGRF; translated from the exons ATGGCGGCCCTGCCGCCTGGATCAAGCTTTGATCGAGCTCTTAATTTAATTAACCAAGCGGTTGGGATGCTGCGCGAGGGGAGTTCCTCCAGTGATGTTCAAAATCTGCCCGCTGCAAGCACTTCGAGTAGTTCAGGTTCTCTGCCCGTGGCAAATGCTTCGAATGGTCAGAATGGTGCTCCTCCGGGAACACCGACAGAACTATCCAGACTCTTTCCCGGTTTCATGAGACCATCTCCTGCAGGCAGCACGCAATGGAGTCGAAATCCGTGGAAACCAAAACAAAGGGGGACGCCGTATCAACGATTTAAGCCTAAAGACTCTTGGACGCACGTGTTCGTTTGTTTATCTGAAAGAGATGACAGTGACGTGCCACAGCGTGACGAGAAAAGAGCATTAAAGGAGGCGGGTCTTGGTGAGAAaaagataattttcaacaacaagaaTGGTCAATTTGAGCACGTAAAAAGTACACTAGAGGATCACTTTCCCAAGGTAAAAGATGTCCAAGGTGCTTTTGAAATACTACGTGCATCTGGTGCCAGGAGAAGGTTAGAAGTTATTGCAATGCCTCCTTTAGGATATACAGTACCTTACCTGAGAGAAGCCCTGGGACAGGCGATTGCTTACTTGAGACCAGTGCAGCGGTGCTTAGACATGACTCCCATCACTCAG CCCTCTCCACCACTTGATATGAGTGGGGCCCCATCAGTACCATGTGTCAACTGTGGGAAGCATGTGGCCATATCACAGTTGCGTATTCATGAAGATGGTTGCAGTGGAGGGCCAAGTACTGCAAGTCCAACTCCTCTTGCTCTTGAGAAG GAAAGTAGCAATGTggcaaagttgaaagaattgtTTCCTGGTGAACAGTTTTCTGTACTTCAAGCCACATTATCAACTTTTGCTGGTGATATCAACAAAGCTGCTGCTCATCTGGCAGGTTGTGGAGAAG ATGATGATAATGTGGGAGACTTGCCACCAGTACTTGAATCCAGAGATGACGAGG GAATTGAATTAACATCCCTCAATTACAAGTTTGACGAGAGTTCTGCTAATGATGTAATGAGAATATacaaggagaagaaacaacagGGAACTGAATTCATAGAAGTTAACAGAATGCAGCTCTCACTTCTGCGACAGATAATGAGGATCTACAAAAGTCCTAGGTTTCAGCTTGCAAAATCCCTAGATGTTAACTTCTACCATGAGCAGTGTGCTGACATGGGTGGGCCAACCAAAGAATTCTTCCATGATGCAATAGCAAGTTTCACACATGTAGATCCTGCATTCAACATCCAACTGTTCGGGGGCCAAAAGGGTCATCTAATTCCATTTTATGGTGTGGATGCTATTTCATCTGGGTGCTTTGAAATTGCTGGTAAAGTTGTTGCCCACAGCATTCTTCATGATGGGCCTGGATTTGTAGGACTTGCTCCAAGCCTTGTTGAGTACCTGGCAACTGGGTCTGTAGATGCAGCCAGGGGAATTGTAAGTCTGAATGACATAGCAGACTTGGATCTGAAACAGCTAATTGAAGAAGAA ATCCTGCATAAAGAGGTAAAAGACATGTCAGCCATTGCAAAGGACAGAGTGGAAGAAGTGATGGTTAGGCATGGCCTTACAGATGTTCCAATTACCGATCTGAATAAAGAGAAAGCAGTTAATGATTTGATGGTTGCTGAAGTCCTTATTACGCGCACTCTAGCCTTGGACACCTTTTTCAGAGGCCTCAACTGCCTGGGCCTTGGCGATCTGCTGCGGAAATATCCCATCATCAAAGATATTGTCTTCCCCTCTCCGGACAAGGTTGAAATTGATCCTGAAACACTGAAAAGTAAGTTTGTGCAAGCAAAAGGACAGACTGCAGAGAATTGCAAGGAAGATGAACAGTCCTGGAACTGGTTTCTGCAGTTTGTAGAGGAGGCTGGAAACTGTGAAG ATGAAAGTGCTGGGCGCCCCCTGATTACCTCTTTGGTATTGTTTATCACTGGAAGTACAATTATTGATCCTCAAGAGAGTTTTGAAGTTGTATTCCAGACGAACACCAAGAAGAAGTTGCTTGAGGCAGATACCTGTTTTAATCGAGTACTCATTCCAACATCTCACAAGAATTATGAAGAATTTGCAGATGCTTGCAAATTGTCTGTGATGGCAGGTGCAACAGGCTATGGGAGGTTTTAG
- the LOC136923190 gene encoding RING finger protein DG17-like, with the protein MSQTTLEPTFNCRFSLPVDQQLLCSICYNTMLKPVSLNCGHSGCFECLKELSKKTLAPKCPMCRKDFQAANICVNIALDHVTRALSVECLSVGCGWKGGYGNAFEHFSNCPKLPIKCNNVECQHVVVREDMPIHAVSCMKRKVQCPDCKKDVKWEMLHEHQAGQCDNAVIPCPLNCGSAFSRDKITLHLSDCQERATLCKVPGCKRILKKKDMTSHLIEAATSHYVLQLNEIKRLRWLIYNKGQGKVNRGTRKCSCNRCRIDQFLVGFSHPFFYQTSQLETVVTEVERVASFRWTFVNFPEMTRGQGDAMGNEPVTSDHYGCEGHTWRGLLRSNGSLFLQLLSASDPVTAEIRIVMMPGTEKEKVFHSDTVTLSEGEMWGTDIHVNSFVDENGRLEIKFLIYYLNI; encoded by the exons ATGTCTCAAACAACACTTGAGCCAACATTCAATTGTCGCTTTTCATTACCTGTTGATCAACAATTGCTCTGTTCTATTTG TTACAACACAATGCTTAAGCCTGTCAGCTTAAATTGTGGCCATTCTGGATGTTTCGAATGCCTAAAGGAACTTTCAAAGAAAACCCTGGCACCTAAATGCCCAATGTGCCGAAAGGACTTTCAGGCTGCAAATATATGCGTGAACATTGCGCTGGACCATGTTACCCGTGCACTGTCGGTTGAGTGCCTAAGTGTTGGTTGTGGTTGGAAAGGAGGGTATGGAAATGCATTTGAACATTTTTCGAACTGCCCGAAACTTCCTATAAAATGCAACAATGTTGAATGTCAACACGTGGTGGTTCGCGAAGACATGCCGATTCATGCTGTGTCATGCATGAAGAGAAAGGTCCAATGTCCTGACTGCAAGAAGGATGTTAAGTGGGAAATGCTTCATGAACATCAAGCAGGCCAATGTGACAATGCTGTCATACCATGTCCATTAAATTGCGGTAGCGCATTTTCAAG GGACAAGATAACTCTACACTTATCCGATTGTCAGGAAAGGGCTACGCTTTGCAAAGTTCCTGGATGCAAAAGGATTTTGAAAAAGAAGGATATGACCAGTCATCTGATTGAAGCAGCCACATCCCATTACGTCCTGCAGCTTAATGAGATCAAACGTCTCCGATGGCTAATATACAACAAG GGTCAAGGCAAAGTTAATCGAGGGACTAGAAAATGTTCTTGCAATCGATGCCGAATTGACC AATTTTTGGTTGGTTTTTCACATCCTTTTTTTTATCAGACGAGCCAGTTAGAAACGGTGGTGACTGAGGTGGAAAGGGTTGCTTCCTTCCGGTGGACGTTTGTAAACTTCCCAGAAATGACAAGGGGTCAAGGAGATGCAATGGGAAATGAACCTGTTACAAGTGACCACTACGGATGTGAAGGGCACACGTGGCGGGGACTGTTAAGGAGTAATGGGAGTTTGTTCCTTCAGCTTCTCTCAGCCTCTGATCCAGTCACTGCAGAAATCAG GATTGTGATGATGCCtggaacagaaaaagaaaaagtgttCCATTCAGACACTGTCACATTAAGTGAAGGAGAGATGTGGGGCACAGACATTCATGTCAATAGTTTTGTTGACGAAAACGGACGACTGGAAATTAAATTtcttatttattatttgaaTATATGA
- the LOC136923198 gene encoding uncharacterized protein, producing MNLNDLIALGQGPRSVLVQWLQRRDLLANPLNCAPCNQGMELIERNDTHVDGFQWRCGGCSKKRSLRTNTFFAEFSKVSLSTLILAIFYFTQDDPQQRITRALGINASLVSKIVTRLQDVCSIDIMSRPFIPFGGPGTVVKCDESKFNHKAKYHRGRRAARDAWVFGIVSLEQSPAKGYFQVVDRRDAATLLPIIQRCLLPGTEVHTDDWAAYTRLAALPNVAAHQVVVHAHNFVDPRTSVHTQEAESAWSHLKLGRNRRKGIRREDLQSYLDEKMWRQWRGGSYDNVTDNFLAILPLQYQTATPVD from the exons ATGAATTTAAACGATCTCATCGCTTTAGGCCAAGGACCGCGATCCGTCCTTGTCCAGTGGCTCCAAAGGCGTGATTTGCTTGCAAATCCGCTTAATTGTGCTCCCTGCAATCAAGGCATGGAACTAATTGAAAGAAACGATACCCACGTCGATGGATTCCAGTG GCGATGCGGAGGATGTTCAAAAAAAAGAAGCTTAAGGACAAACACTTTCTTTGCAGAATTTTCGAAAGTGTCGTTATCCACCCTAATTCTTGCCATCTTTTACTTTACACAAGATGACCCCCAACAACGAATTACTCGCGCTCTGGGAATAAACGCGAGCTTGGTATCAAAAATAGTTACACGCCTACAAGATGTTTGTTCCATCGACATCATGAGTAGACCATTTATTCCATTTGGAGGCCCTGGAACTGTTGTTAAGTGCGACGAAAGCAAATTTAATCATAAAGCGAAG TACCACAGAGGGAGAAGGGCTGCCCGTGACGCATGGGTATTCGGAATAGTGTCCCTAGAGCAAAGTCCCGCCAAGGGCTATTTTCAAGTGGTAGATAGAAGAGATGCAGCCACTCTTTTACCTATTATACAGCGCTGCCTTCTACCCGGAACGGAAGTTCATACCGACGATTGGGCTGCTTACACTCGATTGGCTGCCCTACCCAACGTGGCAGCGCATCAGGTTGTTGTTCATGCTCACAATTTCGTAGACCCGCGGACAAGTGTGCACACCCAAGAAGCGGAGTCTGCCTGGAGTCATTTGAAACTTGGCCGGAACAGAAGGAAGGGTATTCGTCGAGAGGATCTTCAATCGTACcttgacgaaaaaatgtggcgaCAGTGGAGAGGTGGCAGCTACGATAATGTAACGGACAACTTTCTTGCTATTTTGCCTCTACAGTATCAAACAGCTACACCAGTTGACTGA